Genomic window (Zingiber officinale cultivar Zhangliang chromosome 2B, Zo_v1.1, whole genome shotgun sequence):
AGAGATGAGAGAGAGTGTTCAAAGTTTTGAACACAACACCctctctcttaatttttttttcttatttaaattataaaatttttaatattatttaaaaaactaataaaagggATGAATAAGTGAATGGTAGGACccataaataataagtgttaacgTTAAAAGAGATGTGAGTGAAAGACATGTTGTTATAATAAATATGTGATAGTGAGTCCTATATTTTTTATGAGACAATGAATATTATAATGAATTAACGTTACGGATGTTCttacaatttgaaaaaaaaacataaattgctaTTTTAACTTCTGTCAGAACAAAAAAAATGATACGACAAAAATGATATTTAATTAGAGTTTCAGAAGGTTGATCTTCCAAAATTTACCACCATTAAAAGCTCTTGCTTCAGCAGCAGACCAACATCTCTGCCTCTGTGTTTACTGCTCTGCTGTCCTTTGTCTTCTTCCATCCTCTCCCCTTTTGAACGGTCCTTTTTCCTCCTAGTTTTCACTCAAGATGTACCCTTTTCATCTTTTCGTTTTattcttttcccctcttcttcttcttcttgaagcATCGCTCTCTATCAGAGGTTTGTTtctcccttttcttttctttatttttgaacTGCTCAGGATCAGTTTATTTCACTAGAATTTGGAAATTTCTTGATACAAAATGCAGATGCTGTTAGCAGAATGGAAGAGCAATATGCTGTTAATTCTACTTCTTTGCTCCAGTGGTTCAGGTACACTCTTCCTCAATCTTATTATACTATTGTTTTGGAGGAATAAACCATTTGTGCAGATCTTGCAGGTTCATATGTTGGAATCAACATTGGAACTCAGACGTCCAACTTGCCACCGGCAGCTGACATTGTCTCCATCTTGAGAACTCAGCAGATAAAGCATGTACGTCTGTTTGATGCTGATCATCGGATGCTCCATGCCTTAGCGAACACCGGAATAGAAGTCGTAGTCGGCGTTCCTAACGACCAGGTGCTGCAGATAGGAAATTCTCAATCACAAGCAGCTGATTGGATCAACAAAAATGTTGCTCCTTTTGTCCCGGCAACTAGAATCGCTTACATTGCCGTCGGCGATGAGATCTTGACGACGTTTTCAAATGCCAATGCCACACAAGTACTCGTCCCCGCAATGCAGTTCCTCCATTCTGCACTTTTGGCCGCGAATCTTAACTTTCAGGTTAAGATCTCCAGCCCTCAGTCCATGGACATGATCCCCAAACACTTTCCCCCATCAACAGCTACTTTCAATTCATCATGGAACTCTGTGATGGAGCAGTTGCTTCGGTTCTTAAAGACCACCGGAGCTTCCTTCATGCTAAATGCGCAGCCGTATTACGGTTATACTGAAGGAGAAGGTGTTTTCCCCTTGGAGTATGCTCTTTTCCAGCCACTGAAACAAAGCAGTCAGATGGTCGACCCTGATACAGATCTCCACTATCTGAACATGTTCGATGCGATGGTCGATGCTGCTTATTACTCGATGCAATCCCTCAACTTCTCTGGCATTTCTGTGATGGTTACATCGTCTGGGTGGCCGTCTCTTGGAGGAGCCACTGAGCCAGATGCTAACATCGACAATGCTTTGGCTTACAACAGCATGCTTATTGGGCGTGCGCTCAATGGATCGGGCACACCAAGTCGATCAAACTCATCTGTTAGCATATACTTGCATGAATTGTTCAGTGAGGACCTCCTACCGGGGCCTGTTTCTGCAAAAAACTGGGGGGTTTTTGCCTCCAATGGGACTGCACTTTACCCTTTGAACTTTGGGCATCTAGTGAAGTCTAGTTCAAATTCAACAGGTTTGGTGGGAATTTTTTGTGTGGCTAATTCTCGTGCCAATTCCGATGATCTGAAGAAAGGATTGGATTGGGCGTGCGGACCGGGTTCGGCAAACTGCACGGCTATTCAACCGGGACAACCATGTTACCAAGCCAACAATCTTGAAGCCCTTGCTTCCTATGCCTACAATGATTACTACCATAGAACTCAGGCAAATGGTGGTACCTGTATCTTTGGTAACACAGCCATGGTCACCACTACTGATCCCAGTAAGCTTTCCTCTCTGATTCAAAAGGAtgcaaatacaaatacaaatacaaatacaaatactcATCATTTAGATTTGTTTAAATGACTAATAATTTGATCATTGTTATTAATCCAATTTTTATCAGGCCATGGCTCATGTATCTTTGCTGGAAGGTGAGCAATTTGAAAGATTAAAAAAGGTTCAAGTGCTGTTCTAGTTTGTTTCTGAAGAGTGTTCATTGGATGGAAATTACAGGTCAGGCTCAAGCTCCAGCTCCAACACATCCGGTGGTTCAACGACCAGTTCAGCCTTCGGACCTGGCGATGCCTCGAGTCAGGCTTCAAAACTGCAGGAGGTCTCCACCATTCTTATAGTTGCAACTTTGCTGCATTTCCTAGTTGTTTACATGTAAACCATATCTGCTATCACCATTGCTTTTGCTCCCTGTTTTTGATTTTCTGGTCATTGATTCTGGTGATTTCTGAATACTGTCTTTTGAATATCAACCTTACAAATATATCTTGTGATACTGCGAATCTTTGATGCTTCCATTTAAGTATCAAAATTACGAGTCAAATTTTCTTCTGCTTTTATTCAAGGAGTTAAACGACCCTTATGGTGCTGAGTCACCATCAGCGGAATTTGGATCAGACTGGTCGACTCATGATTTAAACAAATATGGTCAGATCAATAATCTCAATTGATAATGCCACAATCATATAAATTGTTCACAACTATCTCATTCAAATATGTAAAAGAACGTAGTATCTTCAAACAGATGTTCAATTTAGCACTACGGAATTGCGTTCAAGATACAAACACATGATAACCATAGACGCGAATGTGAAATCCTACAACTGTCAACTTCTGTGAAAAGCTATTCGAACCAGCTCTAGAAGGGTTGATATTATATATTAGCATTTGAAGCCATGACATACAGACAAAATTATGATAAGAATTAGTGCAATAATGATTCCCAAAACAATCAACTTAATCTTCATGTTCTGTAGCCACATCTTCCTCCTGATCTGTGTTCCTTGCTGTCTAAAATCCTGTGCCTGGGAGCGAAGGTTCTCAGTCTTATCGACAAGCAACTCAATTTTCTCACCACGGTCAAGAACCTATAACCGAAAAGGATCAGTTAAAAAGAAACACAAAGAATGTCCTCAAGCAGTGAATGTCAAAAACCTAAGAATGAATTAATATGACTTCGCAAGCACAAAGTACCTTTTCAATGTTTTCCATCATAACTCCTTTGACTTCTGAAACCTGAGCTTTCACCTTTGTGAGTTTGCTAATCTCTTCAGGGTGATCTATGCAGTACTGCATGTGCTCTTTCAGCTTGGACCTGATGGGTTAGTAAAATGTTCCATGATAATCGTGGTTAGACAAAAGCTGAAAGACTAGAATCTGAGTGATCATTGAAAACATTACCCGAATTCACAGGTAAGGCTATTGGCTGCAGCAGTTGCAGCTTTGCCTCCATATCTTTTGCTGAAGTCCTCCTTCACCCTTTCCAGAAAGGCAATGGGAATTTGCCTCCCTACTGATTCAACGGCAACCACACAATATGCTACAAAATGCAGAGTGCACTTCAGTTTAGCTCTGGTTTCATAGGTCAATTAtacagataagagaaatgaaatCAGATAAGAATCGACAGCAGATCATGTTCGAGTATTGAACTAAAACAAAAATGGCAATAGCAAGCCATCGAAAGGTATTCAACAGACCAGATTCTATTAGCCTAATTAACATACCACATTTATCAGGTTTCATAAAAGGTACAAAGTTTCACATAGCAAACAATCTCTCTCATATATTGTGAACTAGAATGAAAGCCTACAAACATGTCCTGTATCTGTGTCTATACTACAGTTTATTATAAAGCACTACACAAGATTGGTATTTGACAATGGACACAGATATAAAAATAGTTTCACCATAAGAATCCTTACAATAAGTACAAAGTTACCATAGTTTCAGTTATGTGCAGACACCCAAACATCAACCATATATTTAAACCATGTTTAGACAAGATAGTTAATGCGAACAAGTTAATTTTCTGCATCAGTAGTATATATACATCGATACTTAACATTCAAGGTGATAGTTAACGAAATACAAGTCACCAATTATATATGTTAAAGTTGGCAGACTGCCCATGTATTCTAAAGTCTTAAGCAGTTAGAAAATGAAATCAGTATACATTTACATTGTTCAGACTCGGGCATGGACAAGATTGGGGACAAGGCCAAGATGTACACCTGGTCTCAGATTCAATACCATGTCCTACTCAACTAATTCACCAGGTTTTAGGAAGTGTATACATATGATATGTGATCAGGTTAATGTAGAATGCAAAGTTAATTTGATTGTCCATGCAGGTTCCTTATTGCTTGATTTATAAATTATCTACtgattttctcttcattttgTTTACTATTTGCCAGTGTTTACATATTGATCACAAGATTAAAAATCCAAACCATTCCGTTGAACTTGGGAAATTCCTAATCCAAATATATTGGAATAGAACAAAGCTCGATCCATCTAAAAATGTTTGGGAAGAGGCAGTGCCACAATATGACTAGTCATGTGCTAGAAAAACCACTCCTTGCTTGTTGATAATGAACGACTAAGAACAACGAACTAGGAAGAGTATAATTGCTGAATTTAGCCAAAGCACGAAGGAATGGAGAGAAAgcacccaaaaaaaaaaacactccaTAATCCGGATCGGGACCAGGGGGCGTACTGTATCCGTCCTCGACGAGGTAATTGAAGGTATGGGCGTCGCAGTTGTAGGTGAACTTATTATTGCTGGAGGGGAGTTTCTGCAGGCACTGGGAGGCGATGCTGTTGAAGTTGCCGGTGAACTCCGTGTACTCCGCCAGGACTATCGTTCCGCGCGCCACGAAGCTGTAGATCAGCGACTGCTGCCCCATCTCACCGCCTCAGCAGCAAACGCGAACCCTAGACGGTGGATGGGAGGAGATCGGGAGTAGCAAGTCGGAGACGAAAAATCGCGTCTTTTTCTTGCCGTCTAAGCAAAAGGCCGACTAGGTAATTAATTTGAAGACCGTGGAGTAATTTGGTGAAATAATAGGGTCCAACTGAAAAAACGCAGAACTTTCCAATTTAAAACGAAAATCAAAATCAACCCAAGTTCGGTCTTCCGGTCTGCAACCTGCTCACGGCCGGCGACACGAAGGAATTGCGgggatgagagagagagagagagagagagagagagagagaggagatgcTTCCGGAGGTGTGGGAGGAAAGGAGGGCATCGTCGGCATCGACTGCAAGTACACCGCCATGCtcctttcaatttcttgtttccacgcaatgagaattttttttattactccTAGTTCCACATGACCCCATGGATATCACCGTCAAGCTATCTAGGGTTCGCCGACAAAATTCGGTAGCTCCGTGAGGTGAGTTCATGTCACCTCCTCGTATGCCTAAGCAAGCATCACACTTTGGTCGATACTGCAAATTGGGTGCTCTTTCTCTATCCATGAAGGTCGCAGAGGGGTAAAGTTGTCGAGCTGAATCCTTCTCACTCAACCTCATTGAGTGCATTATTTGTGTTTAAAGATTGAATCGTTGACATTAATTTGCCCAATAATTGAACTGGTCACCTTTAGCAATTGACAGGATATTGTCATTATCATCTAGATGATTAAAGAGACAAAATTACATCAGGAAGTGTGTTTTATCATGAGCCTGTACAAAATGATTGTTGGACAATATTCCACAGTCTTGAAGATATTTACCTGAGTTACATGGAATATGCTGAATTGAACCTAGAGATGATTTAAACTGATAATTTTAAGCTGTCAGGTTGATCATCTGAGTACTTCTCCCCATGCATATATCCATAATTTTAATGTTTGCGATaattataaaccaatcataatgCCTTAGAACTCAAAAAGTGGGACTAAAcattctcattcacaatggagtccTTTCCCTTCACCTCTTCACCTCTTCTTGTTTCCATTCAATTTCTAACAATGATTTGCGTCTGGCAATGGTTTCGTGTAGACGGAGTTAGAATAGACATAATCCGATGGAAATTGAAAAAGAACACTAATCAATACTTTACTGTCGAGTAGTGATTCTATACTAGTCAGCTATTTTATCTCAACAGCATTATTGATGATGTGATCATGTGGTCGGTTATTTACTAATTCTATCTGTTTGAATCCCTTTCTTTGGATTTCAATGTTTGCGTGTTCAACTTCCCTCAGAATTCAAGATCAGTAATTTTTCTATTTGGGAGTCGAGTTGTAATTGTGCACTACTGCCTTCTTATCGCTACTGTCCTTGTCATTTCAGCTCGTTTGTCTCAATAAGAACTTGCTCTATCAGCATCAGGCAAGGAGAAACAAACAGATGGCTATATAGAAACAGAAACGTGCAATTTTCTTAAACAATTATTTGGAGAAGCACTCTGAGCTCAGACATCAAGCAGTGACAGGAACCCAATTAAAAGTACGTCTCCGCTACCCTTCAACTAACCATAATAGACTCGACACCAATCGAGAGAAGATCTCGTAATGCACCCTGTTCAAATGTAATTTTATTTAGTCTATATGTTTCTTCATTCTTTGTGTATTTACAAAGTGTTTTTTCTTTCATTCTTGCTTCTGCAAGCAAGAACTAGAACCAGAGTAGCAGCTTCTCTCACACTCTCACCATTACATTGAAAGTTATAAAATCTGCACCTTTCTCTGGTTTTCATCCAACTGGAGTTGCCTCAACGCCTCAAATGCAGACTTGGTGAGTGCGACTCCACGAGGATCGACCACAGAACCTGCACATCCTCACATTGGCACGACTTCACGTCCTCATAGAGGATGTAAATCCCTCTCTCTGTTAAGGTAAACCATTAGTATTGAGTGAAGGAAGAAACTACACCAACTCACCAAGAATGAAACAAGGATTGAAATGGTGCATACTCTTTCTGTGAGCAGAGTGGAGGCGAAACCAGAGCCTCTTGAAGGGGGAGTAGAGGGACCGAAGCCAACCCATGGGAGGAGGCGGAGGGAGCTCAGAGCTGCACTAAGAACACTGCTCCATTATCTGTGGTAGGAGGGGATTGAAGGTGGAGAGTTAAGTAGTAGACTCGGTTTGCTTTTGGCAGGGGTGAAGTCTCTTTCACTTTCTCATGCCCTTCCAAAAGATTTGATTctataaaaagaataaaaaaacattaattGAATTAGATATTAGCTCGGTAACAAGTCACCTTCCAACTTCCACTCTTCTCCTTCAAGCTCCCTCTGCTCCACTGCATTAGGCAAGCTATTTCTTGCTTTGCCATGGCACAAATCATATGATTTCTTTTGAGTCAAGAGAAGAGGAAATATAGAGTTTCTTACAACATTGGGGATTGACTTGTTAGCCTCCTCCCTTTTGGACTCTTTCTCAAGGTTCCATTGGCTCACCGACTGAATTGACAGGGGAAATTGTTCTCTCTGCTAATAAATTTGTTAtcataataacaacaacaaagaATATATACTTAATCTTAATCTTGTCTTTTACCTCTCCTGGATCTCTGTGATTTCTCTTTGCTGAACTATTTTGGTTTGGATTTATTCACAATTCATTTCATCGAGGTGGATCTTAAGGTAAGTAAGACTTTCACTGGCGTTACATGTGAAACTTTCTTGACGCCACTGAAGAATttaccttttttttcttcttctgctgtGATGATAATTTTAATATCTTAAAGATACGTTGCTTCAGCCATGCATCTGCGTGAATGTTTTGGTTCAAGTATTCAACGACTCAAATTTGTTTATTCAACCGCTCATTTTAAATACATCGTTTGCAGGCGACGCACGCTAAATCTGGAAAAAACGAGCATGGCTATAGCTGCATTACACGCTGCATTGGACTTTTGAACTTGGCCTGATCCAGCGGTTTAGGCAAAAATGAAGGTAAAGTTGAATTGAGTGAAGTAGGCAGTGtgtaagaaagaaaaaaattatgtagttttttttttaaaaaaaaataaggtagGTGTCTATAGGAAAAATCAGACTAATTTATGTACAAgtcgattttttaaaaatatttatttggaCAAACCCCTATTTTTTGAAATGTGAGtattcttttctcattttttatcAAAAGGCCGGCGATCCCTGTCTTTTCATAAAATGACACCGCTGTTTTGTATATTATTTAACATTATTTTTTTCTGCCACAAGAAGTGTCTTATAGTAGCCATGAAATATAAATATTGTAATAGCTACGAAATTAAATTTGTATGAATATGTCAAAtttatattgtaataattatgaaattggaattgttataatataaatattttggCTAATTTATCAAAAGGTATACGTTATATATTGTATTTATCAAAAGACGTAGGGTATTTTTGTTTATACCAAATGACAcagataaaaaatttatttcccAGATTACTCCTCTGACAACTTGCCAACCTCCTTTTTTCAATCACCATTCTCCAAGCATTCAAGCCACAAAttgaattgaaaattattttatgattcgGATGCACGTCctctcaccgtctctctccctccatccctctAGCCTGATTTTATAAACACGAAAGAAATATAAACCTCCTTCACTTGCCATTCCTTCTCGTGCTGGTTGGGGGGATTGCAAAAGATCAGTTAGGGTTTAGGGATATTGACGTAAGAGTTTTAAGAGAAGTCCAAAGGACAACAGTAGTTAAAAACGTCAGCGTTCAATGACAAACTTTTAGCAAGAGTGAAATTAGTAGAAGAATATAATTAAAGATTTAGCGATGTATGTATAGATTTATTATTGTAAATAGGGTAGTgatgtaaaaaaaattacagtTTGGTTATAAAGGGTGATGAAAAAAAACGTGTTTATGGTTTCATTGGATGTGTGGGGAATAAATATTCAATAACACATGCAATATGATGTAATCCAATACTTAATCGATTTGCAAGGTGCTCCAGTATGATGCTAGATTTTAGCCAGACCTTGCTCATGCATGCTAGGTTAATATGGTGTTATCAggacgttgggcctgatatgcgatcatatcaggcccacttaCTGCCTTTATCAAAAGTTTTGTTTGATACCATATCTACCTTCACTCCTCGCTCAACCCTTCATAGTGATTGAGAGTTTGCATAAATCTAATTACCCTTGTTCCATCAATGTGTGTTGACTAAAAGCCATTTATGGACCTAAACTTATTTGATTACACCCATTTAACGTTTTGTTAGTTTCTGTGGTTGTAAGGAGTTAAATTGTACTAACCATTTTTTATTTAGGCCTCTCATTATCTCATTGGTGGTCTAAGTTTACAAGAACTTTTTGCTTCAATACGAACCTGATATTGGATGATATCAGGCTTAGCTTGGGCTTGATATgtaatcatatcaggtccaatatgatcttttgttaaaactttacttttacatCATATAGATCTTTTCCTCGCTAAACCCTTCCTAGCGGTTGGAAATATGCAAAATTACAAAAACCCTAGGCCCATATCAATCGGATTGTGTCACAACCACtgataaattatgaaaatctaATAGGTACATCATATACTTGGTCTTTGATAAATTTGTATGTACAACAACACTTgattatgtagttgcaaatttactaaattagtttgtaatttatttatcagggacGATCATATAACTGAAGAAAATCTCTCTAAGATATGAAATACGCTTGATACAAATTCTAGCATTGAACATGGAGCTAATGTAGGAGAATTAGTCAGAagaaatattccatcatcttcggAGTATAGTGGTGTGCCTAACACAAATCGAAATACAAGTAGTAATTTTACATTTGATCTAAATAAAGAAGcaagtattcaagaagatgaggttttgaatccttgtacaacacttagtgattactttgagcctacttggagtgaggaAGAAGGGTATTATACCCAAATTGGAGAGGAATTACAATGtaatacagatgtacaagaattcttaacTGATGATATgtagattgaacaatatgaaatttcTCCAGAAcagtacagtgacttagaggaggagttcccaatagctatgatccatatattctaaattctcgattgctccaaaggccaattgaagaggcaacagatgaGCATGAATTTTCTGTTGGACAGATTTTTTcatctcgacaagagttcaagaatgcacttgtgaaacatgtcatggttaaacatatgagatataacccagttgacacttggaaaaataaagtaaaagtcatTTGCTTCAATCAACCATGTACATGGAGAGTAGTTGGCCGAGGGGATGtagagttcattgttacgaaatatataaaggaacaccaatgtggcaccattagggaaagttctgatcatcaagcatgctcttcctcctttgtagcgtcttttgttgaagagcaatttcttgctaatgaacagtACACGCCAAGTATGATTATATTAGATATAAAAGCTAGGTTTGGAATAACCATATCATATAAAAAAGCATACATACctcgagagaaagcgatgaagaaagtcgttggagattatgaccaagcatatagagatcttccactatatctgcgtgagttaagagtcagggatcctgaaacctatgtggcACTACATAGGAATGAGGATAATCAGTTCCAACGttgtttttggggttttggagcttgtagaagagtattcaggtcttatctacgcaaattgattggaattgatgccacacatCTAAGAGGAaaatatccgggtgtgttgttgatggctacaacAATTGgtgctaatgacaatgtcctcccagtagctTTTGGAATcactgaagttgaatgtgggtctgtataggagtggtttttggatcatacgaagagattctttgtTGTTGATGCAGAGTCAATGAGCATAGTATCAGATAAACATCGCGACATTATATcagcagttaggaaagtctaccctacctcccatcatgctttctattgccactacatgtcttgcaatatggtaacagatactggcagtaTGTCAGGTTTAGGCTTATTTTGGGCAGCAGttcgagcaaacacaacactccaatatgatctcataatgcagtccatgcttgaaaaacatccagatgctcataagtgacttcagaacattgaccctaaaagatgggctaattcATACTTTAGTTGCAGAAGGTACACAATGttaaccaccaattgtgtagagagtttaaatgctttgttcaaggagacacgtgaacttcccataaacaggttaattgataataccacaagaaaggtagctcaatgaTTCTATAACCGTAGGGAGGAAGTCTCGAAATGGTATGTTgctttgacacctcatgctaccaaagaaatggatTCAAGGAGGGAGAGAGCTAGAcaatataaagtccacccctactctcaatctgaaatggaagtagagatatGGGTGCTTCAttcattgttgatttggagagaaaatattgtaactgcggggagtttcaaattttagaattgccttgctcacatgcaattgccgtatgttggtgcaatatcccttaggtcaaggttgactggtttgaccaagcttgagtcttggtcatagtttcgatgtttgacaatacatgtagacacatggataatgcaggtgcagttgttcatatggggagattctgatcagggactgatcagtgtgaatgaagaagagtcaagtaggtatacctgactggatgaaaatcctggtgagtgaagccaggtgaaagtcctagtgagtgaagctaggcagtatggaaaatcctggtgagtgaagccaggtgaaagtcctagtgagtgaagctaggcagtatggaaatcctggtgagtgaagccaggtgaaagtcctagtgagtgaagctagacagtatggaagtactggtgagtgaagccagacagaaggaaaatcctgatgagtgaagccaggtgaaagacctagtgagtgaagctaggcagattgaagaccctagtgagtgaagctaggtgaaagtccaagtaggtcaagtgagtgaccggatacttggcatgaaagaaaagtccaagtgggtcaaagggattgaccggacacttggtgagggagtcctagcaggtcaagggagtgactagatgctaggcgtgacgtaccaacaggttaaggttgaccggatgttagtttgggaggtttgggacttggttttgggcaaaaaccaggctctggatcgatcagtggatcgatccagacctttcccagcgaacagaaagcctctggatcgatcagtggatcgatccagaggtcccaatcgatcagtggatcgattgggacgctgctgcttcgcgcgataaacgctggatcgatccgtggatcgatccaggcgtttttccagagcacagaggcgctctggatcgatccgtggatcgatccaaagcctccccgatcgattgggatccgaccgttgcgtcgtatttgagccgcaggcgagcgttgtcttcggtatctcttcacagattcatttcagatcttcaccagctcctccacagttcttctcaagctcgagatcgccagttcttgaaggttcttggaggctcttccaagtcaagaggcggatcaaagcaagaagaagaaactagggttagagtttgtgcactcattgtaagcttgtaagcttgtatttctttactaccctttcttcttcttgtattgagtcttgtagggcttctccgcccttggtagttaccataaaggagagttttattagtagagggtgtgtgtgtaggtgtggatccttggactattcacctcttgtgaggtggataccaagttaaccaaccgtgttagctttgtgtgatttgtttctgtattttccgctgcacatcttcgaagaaacaagcaacgacaagcatctagcacacgacgagctattcacccccccccccctctagctacttttcggtcctaacaccgTCATCATTCAacagaacatggatacactctcatattgtgagcattattttcattcacagaaTTGGAATGTGACATACATGGATTGTATTTATCCCTGTCGAAGCAAGGAATTTTGGCCTAAGGGAGTAAACAACATTATAGTTCTATGTTCGCATAGCCTTGTGCAGCCGGGTAGGCGAAAGAAGGTACGAATCGAGtcaaaacataatgggaaggtaaaaatcaaatgcagccAATGCAAACAACTGGGCCATAATCGGATGACCTGTAGAATGTCGCTAGCCCCTGGGTCTTGACTTACttgtaaattggaggagttgatCCATATATTTTGTATATTTTGTTTGCAGTACATCCATAtaattgtaagaaaaatagttGTGCAAAGTGATGTTACTGTTATATCTTTGATTGTagtatatattttataatacagtGTTATCTATAGTATGAGAAGTGTAAACTATCCTAGCAAGGCAGAACTAATACTTCACATCATATA
Coding sequences:
- the LOC122046569 gene encoding glucan endo-1,3-beta-glucosidase 4-like isoform X3 — protein: MQMLLAEWKSNMLLILLLCSSGSGSYVGINIGTQTSNLPPAADIVSILRTQQIKHVRLFDADHRMLHALANTGIEVVVGVPNDQVLQIGNSQSQAADWINKNVAPFVPATRIAYIAVGDEILTTFSNANATQVLVPAMQFLHSALLAANLNFQVKISSPQSMDMIPKHFPPSTATFNSSWNSVMEQLLRFLKTTGASFMLNAQPYYGYTEGEGVFPLEYALFQPLKQSSQMVDPDTDLHYLNMFDAMVDAAYYSMQSLNFSGISVMVTSSGWPSLGGATEPDANIDNALAYNSMLIGRALNGSGTPSRSNSSVSIYLHELFSEDLLPGPVSAKNWGVFASNGTALYPLNFGHLVKSSSNSTGLVGIFCVANSRANSDDLKKGLDWACGPGSANCTAIQPGQPCYQANNLEALASYAYNDYYHRTQANGGTCIFGNTAMVTTTDPSHGSCIFAGRSGSSSSSNTSGGSTTSSAFGPGDASSQASKLQEVSTILIVATLLHFLVVYM
- the LOC122046569 gene encoding glucan endo-1,3-beta-glucosidase 4-like isoform X1 gives rise to the protein MQMLLAEWKSNMLLILLLCSSGSDLAGSYVGINIGTQTSNLPPAADIVSILRTQQIKHVRLFDADHRMLHALANTGIEVVVGVPNDQVLQIGNSQSQAADWINKNVAPFVPATRIAYIAVGDEILTTFSNANATQVLVPAMQFLHSALLAANLNFQVKISSPQSMDMIPKHFPPSTATFNSSWNSVMEQLLRFLKTTGASFMLNAQPYYGYTEGEGVFPLEYALFQPLKQSSQMVDPDTDLHYLNMFDAMVDAAYYSMQSLNFSGISVMVTSSGWPSLGGATEPDANIDNALAYNSMLIGRALNGSGTPSRSNSSVSIYLHELFSEDLLPGPVSAKNWGVFASNGTALYPLNFGHLVKSSSNSTGLVGIFCVANSRANSDDLKKGLDWACGPGSANCTAIQPGQPCYQANNLEALASYAYNDYYHRTQANGGTCIFGNTAMVTTTDPSHGSCIFAGRSGSSSSSNTSGGSTTSSAFGPGDASSQASKLQEVSTILIVATLLHFLVVYM
- the LOC122046569 gene encoding glucan endo-1,3-beta-glucosidase 4-like isoform X2 encodes the protein MLLAEWKSNMLLILLLCSSGSDLAGSYVGINIGTQTSNLPPAADIVSILRTQQIKHVRLFDADHRMLHALANTGIEVVVGVPNDQVLQIGNSQSQAADWINKNVAPFVPATRIAYIAVGDEILTTFSNANATQVLVPAMQFLHSALLAANLNFQVKISSPQSMDMIPKHFPPSTATFNSSWNSVMEQLLRFLKTTGASFMLNAQPYYGYTEGEGVFPLEYALFQPLKQSSQMVDPDTDLHYLNMFDAMVDAAYYSMQSLNFSGISVMVTSSGWPSLGGATEPDANIDNALAYNSMLIGRALNGSGTPSRSNSSVSIYLHELFSEDLLPGPVSAKNWGVFASNGTALYPLNFGHLVKSSSNSTGLVGIFCVANSRANSDDLKKGLDWACGPGSANCTAIQPGQPCYQANNLEALASYAYNDYYHRTQANGGTCIFGNTAMVTTTDPSHGSCIFAGRSGSSSSSNTSGGSTTSSAFGPGDASSQASKLQEVSTILIVATLLHFLVVYM
- the LOC122046569 gene encoding glucan endo-1,3-beta-glucosidase 4-like isoform X4, which encodes MLLAEWKSNMLLILLLCSSGSGSYVGINIGTQTSNLPPAADIVSILRTQQIKHVRLFDADHRMLHALANTGIEVVVGVPNDQVLQIGNSQSQAADWINKNVAPFVPATRIAYIAVGDEILTTFSNANATQVLVPAMQFLHSALLAANLNFQVKISSPQSMDMIPKHFPPSTATFNSSWNSVMEQLLRFLKTTGASFMLNAQPYYGYTEGEGVFPLEYALFQPLKQSSQMVDPDTDLHYLNMFDAMVDAAYYSMQSLNFSGISVMVTSSGWPSLGGATEPDANIDNALAYNSMLIGRALNGSGTPSRSNSSVSIYLHELFSEDLLPGPVSAKNWGVFASNGTALYPLNFGHLVKSSSNSTGLVGIFCVANSRANSDDLKKGLDWACGPGSANCTAIQPGQPCYQANNLEALASYAYNDYYHRTQANGGTCIFGNTAMVTTTDPSHGSCIFAGRSGSSSSSNTSGGSTTSSAFGPGDASSQASKLQEVSTILIVATLLHFLVVYM